The DNA window GTCGGTCGACCAAGCAGTGCGATAGTAACCACTTCCTGTTTGGCCGAGcgattttctctctctctctcaaatGAACACACACTTCGTACCGATGCGagcgtgtgtgtatgtgtgtgcgtggaaTGCGTGTGGTTATTGTGTAGGTATTTCCTTGTGGAATGTGTGTCAACTTTCGGTAGATCATTAGACGGCTCAACTATTTGTTAAATATtcatacgtatacgtaatctgctgtaaatattttcaaaaaaatttcaacTAACAAACCAACGGCGAGTACAGTTTACACTGCCTGTAAATTACGCTCGGTGTGTGGGTGTTCTCAGGTGTGTGGCTCAGGTTTTCTTTCAATTTGCACTATTTCACATTATTAGATTAAGACTTGCTGCTCTATGTtaagttttggttttgctcAATCGGCCCACTGGATTTGTATATCCGTGGCTTCATATTCTTGTCACTCTTTCGCTGAGGTTCATGTGTGTTTTAattgtatgtatatgtgtgtgttaaGTTGTGTAGtttttggaaatttttgaaaaaatattttgctgaGTGTGTTTTCTAAACGCGTTTTCTACTCGTGTGCTTTTGCAAATCTCTCAGCTATGTCTAAGTTTCTGCCCTGTGTGTGGATACTGTTTGTCGAATCGTTTATCCTCGATTTTATTGCTGGGTTGTTGGTCATATCCAGTCGTGTTTCCTGCGCAGGTTTAGCCTTTTAGCTTTGGCCTGCGTTTCGCCTTCGGATGGCTGCTGCTGGGCCTGGAGTTGGTGGTTGTAGCGGTGCTGCAGGTGGTGGAGGTGCTGGCCGGACTGATGGGCGGTGGAATTCCCAGTGGGTGCGGCAATGGCAGCGTCTGCAGCGCCAACTCCTCCACTTATTCCAGCTGCTCTAAAAAATTGGGCGACTTGAAGTACTCGGGCACGGGATCGTCCATGCGCGAGATGATCTTGTATATGGACTTCTTCCACGATTGCTCGGTGTCTTTGCCACCCTGTATTGCACGGAAGAACTCCCGCAGAGTCGATTCGACCACGAAGCGGAAATTCTGGGGTACCTGTGAACCGATTTTCTCGATTAGCGACTAACTCCGAATAGGGGTTCACTGGTCATCTGGTTAGTGGTCCTAACGCTCGCATCCACACACACTTTAGTTATTCATTTTGAAAatcattatttttcttttcttttttttttggatattgGTAGTGTGTGTGCATGTAGAGTCGGGGGTCTTGGGTTCTTGGGTGGTCAGTGTTAGTGGGCTAGTGTGAGTTTtagtgggtgtgggtgtggttATTGGCATACCTCAATGTGGTTATTGCGATTGTAGTGCAAATTGAGCACGCGATACAATTCACTATCTCCAGCAATCAACAGATCATCGGGTGTCTTGATGCCTTCGGTGACAGCTTGTCGTGCATATTTCTCCATTTGTATGTAGTAGAATTCTCTGCAGATGCGTAGATGAGGAATGTTTGGTTTGGTCAGTAttctgtttggttttttttttattctattctatttatatttttcagtTCAGCATTCAAATTTACAAAATCGTAAACGTAAATAAAAGCGTAATCAAGGTTTGAAACAAGGCGAGAGGTGGGTAAAACAAAGGAGGAAAGTCGTAAAGTGGTAAACCAAATTCAAAGGAAATCGCTAATGCTTCGGTCGCttgctcgctctctctctctctctcacccACTCGCTCAGTCACGCTATCTCGCTCACTCTGTGCCTAGGGGTCCCTTAATGCATTATATTGGATAGCTGTTTGAGTATGACATTATTAATAATTCGCTGCATACTCTTAGGCGCGTCGTGTATGTGTCGGTGTCGCTGTGGGTgtggtgggtgtgtgtgtgggtgtgtaaagaatttttaataaatctcaaatgtgcagcagcagctcgtGGTGGTGCAATAACAATTGCAAGTCGGGGCGGCATCTTCTAGCTGCGGTTTTTGCCTTCTTTCCTACTTTTTTTATCCCAGGACTGCCTTGGGGGTTGGGGATTTAATTAGCAAGTGCAGCGCGATGCTGccgcagttgctgctgctgctgctgcgtcgcCTTGTTTAGTCAAGTGATTTGTGTGTGAGCTGCCATTCGCAAGGGGATATGGCGAGGATGTGGCAAGGGGATAGGACTGGTGGTATATGCTTTACTTGGCAACTGTAAGTGATTGCTTGTCTTCCGGCCTGACTGCCtctgctggtgctgctcctgctccgccTCCTGCAACCCCCCCATTCTCCTCTCTTCTCGCAGTTCCTCATTGTCTGCCGAGCACTAATTGTTGTCTTTTCGCTGGGAATCCTTTGGAGTCCCTCGCCCCAACCCTTCCGCATCGACCCCTCTTGACAACGCTCCGATAATCGCGCTAATTTCAAGATTTCCCAGTAGCAGAAGCGCCAAATGCATTTCTCATGTTGTGCCACGGCGCTCGTGTTGATTTTCCAAACAATAAGCGCAGAATGCGCAAATAGAAAATCTTTTCCTTCTGGCCCCCAGCCCATTGGCGCGCCCCCCTTGCGGCTCCCCGGAGGCGCTGGCACTTGAAGAGCAGGAGGGAGGTGCTGCGTTGGGATGGGGGTGTGGATCGGGTGGGTGGTTTTGGAATGCCTTCATAATGAGGCTGATGGCTTGGCCTGGCCGAAAGAAAGGAATCGCTGTGTGACAGTTTTGTGTGACAGTTCATTGTGCCGGGTGTCCATAGTTATTAGGGATTGCCAGGATCTCAACCCCGCCCCGTTTCGGTTGGGGCTCGGTTTGGTTTGAATTGCAATTAGCTTTGTGGCTGGCGTGAAAAGGAGCTTGAGGCGATCCTTATGCAAGCAACCACATGTGGCAGGAAAAGGAAGCTTGGCTTGGCGGTTTCAAATGCACCACTTAATTTAGATAATAAGCCGTGCAAGTGGAACTGCAGATGTGCAGATGCAATGGCGTTGGGGCTCGACGGAAGTGCTAATTAGTTTGCATATAATATTTCGTAGCCTATTTATTTGGGCCttcacccacacacacgcacgaagagagagagagagtgaggcGAGAGCGTTGAAGAGGGAGAGGGAGAACCACTAAAACACTTGTTGAAAGGCAGGCAGGCGTTGCTTTGTCAAGTACATTCATCTCTCACCTACGCCGCACCCCTCTAACTCACTCTCACTTCGCTTGAATGTGTgcgtgccagtgtgtgtgagtgtgttttctgtgtgtgtgtgttttttgttcgtgtgtgcgtgtgtctcCTTCTTCGCTGcaccttcttcttcttcttcacttCCTCCGCAATAAATCACGTATCACGGATTACGGTTACGAATACGAACGAGTAGAATGTTATTAATAAGCTCACACATACTCACCCACACATATGCAGACATCTCTACCTCATACATTAATGAAGTAATTGGCAACACTTTTGCATTGTATCTATATATAAGCATCTGTTCAAGTCATATAcgtctatatacatatacagaaTGGAGCGTGTATCGTATCTGAGTGTCTGAATGTGGTATGTAGcatgtgtgagtgagtgtgtgtattTATATAATTGTAACTGCTGTtgttcctgttgttgttgtcagcAAGATCTGTTCACGCGTCGAAGGTGGAGGGCGGTGGAGAATGGCTGGGAAGCTGCTCTAAGCGCCAAAAGGACACTTAACCTCAAAAAAACGGAAAGCGGCTCGATGAGAAACAAAACACGGAAAAAGAACAGCGTGAgatgtgcgagtgtgtgggtgtaAGCGAGTGGGCTAGCATGTGTGTGGGCGTATCCTTGAGCGCCTTTTGCCAGTAGGGCCCTGGCCATTGTGCTCGAGACTCTCAAGTAGCTGCCGCCATGAAAAGCGGCCAAAGAAACCCACTGAATGTATCCTGGCAAACAAACTAATTAGCCCGCCAGGAGTCTGAGTGTCGGTGGGGCTGTGGTCGCATATGTctgtgaatgtgtgtgtgtgaatgcaTGTCCTTTGCCGCTTTCTTTtcattatttgcattttggcgAGCACAAAAAGAAGTTACTGTAGCTAATGCAATTATATAAGTGGCCTGCTTGAGGACCTCGAACAAAAGGCACTTTTGTTAATTAGccaacacacatacacacacagatgAGGCAGAGGGGCCGCAGAGAGGAGGTgttcggtgtgtgtgtgtgcgtgggtgggGCCCACTTAAGGAGGCAACACTTTTTAATATGCCAGCGCCACAAGTTTCTTGGCCTCGCTCTCCGCTATTTTCACACTTGGCTCTCCAGCTCGAGTGGCAGCTCATCATCGTGGCGCTCATCCTGCGGACTCTCCAGCTCATATTCACCGGCATCCTAAACGGGGGACCTAACCCCTTGCGTTTTTCTTAAGTGGCCACTTTAGGCAACATGTTATTAGAGCACTCAGCCCCAGTGTCTGTGTATGTGGTTCTGTGTTCGCAGTGTGTCTGTGAGTGTGGGAAACTCATAATATTAACTTGTGGCTAAGAGAGAGCAGAAAGCGGTTACAAGTATTCATTTCCTAGGTTAATTTAGGGGGAAAACGATTAAGAGGGAAAGCATTTTCCCGAGAACAATGAAAACTAAAATCAAACTAAGCAACACAGCATGAGAAAGGAACGCAAAGAAAACCGTTACATCCCAACTACCCCTAAGATccaaaagcgaaaaaaagaaaacggaAACAAACAATCGAGTACCAGTTAGGAAATCAGAAAATATTCCCACCCATTTTAACCTCTCGCCCAAGAAGTCGCCGAAGTCGTCGAAGGCAAAGACAAGATGCCAACTCCCCGATTCCCATGCAAAGTAGGGTTAGGGCACACCGCGCAAGGGTAGCAACCCCCATAAGAAATTCCGAACAAACCCCGAGCGTGCCGCCGGGTCTTGATTTGTTGTCTTTTGTGCTGTTCGATTGTGCGCAGGTAGGGGAATTTCTTAGGGTGTCTTGCGGACAATTCCTTAAGACGTTGCGCATGTCTTAGACAAATCGGAGACGGGCAGCTGCTAAGCCGGCGATGAAAGAGGGTTGCAAGTTATAAATCCAGGTGAGACCTTGTGCCACGCTCTGTTTTCGGCTCGGTTCTCTGTTTTCCTTCGGCACGTTATTCACTTCGGGGCGGACAGATGCGGCCCGGATTTGGCGCGCAAATTACGGCGACTGCATGCGGGCCTACCTCACTTCACGTTGGCTCAGTTCCATTGAGAACAGCCCACTCCTTCCACGGAATAACCGTATATCCGAATTTACCCCCACCACGGACTATCTGGCAGCTGTCGTTTTTCCGTAGTCGTTGTCTTTCTGCTCTTTTTGGCAACTTCTTGCGCAATTTCACGGACTGACAGTTGGAGGCGCGGAATGACAGCCGAATGGTGTTGCATGTCCTGCGACTACTTCTTGAGTGCAAGTCGAGGGTTTCGACAGGTGGCAGTCTCGAATTTAAGCAATCAATTTCTAACGAAAGCCCCTGCCTAACGCCCAGGAAACTTAAAAGTCGAAAAACTCAAGAGCGACGTAACGAAATCATAAATATGAATGCTGCTGAATAGTTAATACATATTGTCTTACGTCTAGATCTAGAACTAGGTCTGGAATTGTTAATTGTTCAACTTACCGGAAGTTCGAGAACCATTTCACCAATTGTGCTGTGTTGTTCTTGTTGAACTTGATGTCCGGGAAGTACATCTTGAGCACCGCGGAGCTGGGATAGCGCACCCAGAAGAACATCAGCTTGGCCTTGCGCAGGTGCATCGGTGTCAATGTAGAAGAGTGCAAAGGAGTCAAGGATTCGCAATGTCTGGTGGCGTTATAGATATAGGGTATATGAATGAGATATGTGTGTCGGATGGATGGTCGATTGTCTTTCCAAATTTCCATGTCCGTGTGGGGCAGAGCCACAGAGGGAGAGAGAGGTATAGATGTAGATATTCGATTGGATTGGCAATGTCTAACGTGGCTGCACTTTCGAGTGCCAATAATGAATGTCTAAGGGTGCCACCGCACAAGCCCCCGCTTTAGCCTCCTTCAGCCCACTGATTGAAAAAGCTGAGCTCGGCTGTGAATCAGAGtcagaatcggaatcggaaggGGATTGGGATTGAGAATGGGTATGGGTGTGGAAATGGGGGCTAGTAAGAGGCCAACGAGTGCAGCTCTTTCGATTGGCTGCTCGTCATTgattttttccatttctgtGGCTGTTGCGAAATGCAACTCAAGCCAGGCCAagtcgatgatgatgatgacttGAGGGTCTTTGGGGGCTTAAGTGTGCGGCGGGgcaataaataaggttttgattacattttataaaagaatttagttgggaaataaataaactgaAGAAGACACTTGATTGGTTTCGTTTTGTAAGCGAGGTCCGGGGTCGGGTTAAGTATCTGGCCCCTTTCCACCTTCCTTTCTaccactactactactactctTCTCTCCCCGCCTCtatctttctctctctctctctgtctgcTGCACACTGTGGACTAGGTGGAAACTCACTTGGCCATCAGCGACTCCTGGTGTTCTGTGTTAAGTTGCATTTGTTTGTAAAAGGATATAGTAGGAGCCATGCCATCGAACTGCATGTCGGCCGAGTTGCACTCGGACTGGCGATCCTGGGCGTCCATGACGGCCCGCAGGCAGGTCTTGTAGTCCGGCGATCCGCCGTGATGTGCGGCGGCCAGTAGGGCGGGATGGAGCATCGACGGCGGGTGGGGCAGCGGCGGCGAGTCGCGCGAGTCCATCAGAGCGCCCAAGCTGCCCGGCGGACTCGAGGACAGCTGCATGGACTGGTGGTGcgggtggtgctgctggtggtgctgatgGAGCTGGGCCGCCGTTGGCTGGCCAGCGGCTGCGTGCGGATTGAAGAACGGCGAGTACGGCGAGAAGACCTTGGACTCGTGCAGCGAGGGATTAGGTATGGCCACGGAGGTGGGCAAGGACACGGGCAtcatgggtggtggtggtggcggcggttGCGGGTGGTATGCGGCTCCTCCGCTGCTCCTCGTCGGACTCTGGGCGGGCGTGGCATTGCTGTTGCCGCCGTTCGacgcctgttgctgctgctgttgctgttgttgctgctgctgttgctgttgctgctgttgttgttgctgctggggtGTTGACGGCGGGCCTCCGGTGGGCGGCACCACGCCATCCTGGGCAAGGATGCGGCTGACGGTGCGCGGCGTGATGCGCGTATCGGTCACCTTATGACGCTTCTTCTTTGGTGTCACCACTAGGCTGAGGGCCTCGttctgctccagctgctgctgcgtctgctgcgagctttgctgctgctgctgggcggactgttgctgctgggcggtctgttgctgctgctgctgatcgGGCGGCAGGCAGAAGGGTCCGGTCATCGAGTTGTAGAGCGCGGCGGCGGCCACCGGATTCATGCCCTGTGGCGTTTTGGGCGCCTGGAACATGGCAGCCGCTGTGGGCGAAGGACGTATGTGAGGTGGCGGTATATTAAGGGTACTTAAGCTACTGTTAGTGGGGTTTGCTGGCCCGCTGTTTGGGTTAGTATTCGCGCCGGGATCCCccgactgttgctgctgctgctgctgctgggcggacattgctgctgctgcggcggcatGGTGCATCTGCAGACCCATTGCAgcggctgcagcagcggcgggCGAAGCGAAGGATAACTGGCTGCCATTTAGGCGAGGGGCGGAGATCAACTGTTGGCAGTTGGGCGGCAGCAAGGGAtgcgactgctgctgttgctgctgcatgtgctgctgctgcgccacattttgctgctgcaccacattctgttgctgctgctgctgcgagccctgatgctgctgctgggcattctgttgttgttgctgctgcgcacTCGAACCGCTCGCGGGCGTTTGGGAGGGCATTTGACTATTAGCTAGGAGTAGTGAACCATTATTACCTGATTGTGTTGCGGGCGTGGGTCCGTTCTGGGGCCTGTCCGCCACCTTGGTGCGCGGTGACTTCCGGTCGAGGATCTGCGAAGCCAGCAGCAGGTCCTTGTTCAGCTGCTCGGCAGCCGCGGTCACGGAGTCCGCCTGCTTGCTGAACAGCCGCCGTTGGTGGACGAAGCGGGTCACAATGGTGTCCACCAGAGCGGACAGCGAGGTGGTGATCTCGGACTTGAGCACATCGGCCAGTCCCTCCAGGTCTGTGCCCGACATGCGCATCATTGAGCTATTGTTGTTGGCGCGCAGCATTTGGAACTTTTCAGACAACTCGGATTTGAGGGCCGTGTGGCCAGCAGCCCCGCCCATTCGTGTGGGCAGGCGGGCGGGCGCTGAGTGGTGCATCTGCGGCCTGGGGGCGGCAGTGGCCACGTGTTGCTGCTccatctgctgttgctgcagctgttgcaggtgctgctgctgacgctggatctgctgttgctgctcctccttgcgccgctgctgctcttgTTGCTCCTGCTCGAAGCGGCgctgttgctcctgctgctgttgctgctgctgctgttgttgctgttgctgctgttgctgctgctgctcggcgGCTTCCTTGGCCATGCGCGCCTCCTGCTCGAAGAAGAACTGCTGGTACATGGCGGCCGCGTGCGACATGTCGCCCATGTGCTGCAGCAGTGGAGGGAATCCTTGGGGCAGGGCGGGATGACCCACACCCACTAGTGGATTGTGCAGCTTGCCGGACATCATCTTGCTCATCATCTGGGACAGCATGTTGGCGCCAGAGTCGCTGCTCTCGCCCAGCGATGTCTTGGGCTTTAGGGCCGATGGTGAGGGCGAGCTGGAACCAGGTCGTTCCTGCCCAGTTTCCTCCTTGTGGTTCGGACTAACGTCACCATCTCCGGTCAAAGTGGGCGAGGGCGACAGCTCGATGTGATCACTGCTGCCATTGTCTGGCTCTTGTTCTTGTTCCACATCCTGGTCCTGGTCAAGTTCCTGGCACTCGGATTCCTGCTCCATACGCGAGCACAGCTGCACATATTTCTGCTGCATCTCCGCTAGCTGCTCCTGCATGGATCTCAGCTGGGACTTGAGGGCATTTTTCTCCACACGCTTCTGTTGGATTTGCGGGGACTCCAGCTCATTGGACTCACTGTCCTCCTGGTCGAGCATCATGCTCTGCAGATTGAGACCGAAATTCAGACCAGCTGCGGCGGCCACATAACGCTCCATGGCGTGTTGCTGGGGCTGGTAGAGCTTGCGCTTCTTGCAGCCATTTACCTGCAGTTGTCCTGCCTGCGCTAATCCGGAGGATGGACTGCATCGCATTCCCGAAACGATGTTCTCGACGCGAGCTCGTTTCAAATCCATGCCGGGTTTCTTGAGACATCCGCTGCCGGATGTTTTCTGCTCCACGCaatcatcgtcgtcgtcctcgtccAGGACATCGTCCTTGTCCAACAGCATCATGTCCGAGTGACTGGGCGAGGCCAGGCTCTCCATATCGGATCCGCGGGAGTGCAGACCCAGGAGCTCCACCTCGTCAAGCATATCGTCCACGGACTCCTTTTTGGTGGGCAGCTGTGGCTCCTCCGGAGCCCTGCTCTCGGATCTCTGGCCATTGGGCGCAGCATCTTCCTCGTCCTGCGCATCGTCCTGCGCCCCATGGCTGTCCAGGGAATCGGAGGACTTGCGTCGCAGGCTACCATCGCTGGCCATGCTGCTGTGGCTCCCACTGCCGCTCCCACTCCGGCTGCTGTGGCTGCTTCCGTGCGGCGATTGCTGTGGCTGCGGAGCCGTCTGGGGCTCACTCTTGATCTTGATGTCAGCCATTTCCGAATCGTCGATCAGATTGATGCTCTCCATGGtggtgttgttattgttgttggcgGTGGCAGCaatattgttgttattattattgttgagCTTGGAGTGGAGTTGCTCCTTCtcctgcagctgctgttgctgctgctgctgcatggcGGTGCGCAGCTCCTGATCCAGTTGCATCAGCTCCTTCTTGCCCTGCAGTATATTGCGCAGCATGTGATGGGCCACCAGGTCGTGTTGCAACTGAGACTGGTGCTGCTCCCCACTGCTGGCTCCACCGTTCAGCGAGCTCACCGATGCCGCTCGTGGCGGCGAGCcaccagcaacatcagcagctgCCGCCTCCAAGGAGCGATCACTGCAGGCCGACACCCTGCGGCTTCCCTTGGGCGAGACACCCTGATGCGAGTGACTGGAACTGTGGGCCGATCCCGGCGAGATCGATGCATTTGTGCCATTGCTCATGGGCGTATTGTTGGCGGGAGcaatgctgttgttgttgtgctgctgctgcagcaacttGGACGTGGAATTGAGGCTGCCGATCAACAGTTCGGCACTGGTGGCCGTCTCCATGGCGGCGGCCAGCATGGCGTTGTCCAAACTCTGGGGCAGGCCACTCGTTGCGTCCTGGGCCTGCTTCATCTGGCGGCCAAACAGCTCGTTCAGCATCTTGGCCGAGGAGCCACCAAACAGGTTGCCAAAGGCGGCCGTCAACAAGGACGATGCCGAACTGGCGCCCGAAACTGGTGAGTTGCTCGTGGGCGAGTGGGTGGCAAGAGCAGCCGGTGTGCTCGAATTGTTATTGTTACTACTACTGCTATTGGCCGTGCTGACCGATTGTGGTTGGAACAGGGCTCCTCCACTAGCGGCACCCGCAGCAGCCGCGGCAGCGCTACTCATGAAGCCAGCAGCGGTTGCCGTTGCTCcgccgttgctgttgctgttgttgttactactgttgctattgctattaCTGCTCGCTGGCTGATTGTTAATGTCTTTGCTCAAGGATCTTTGACGCGAACGACGATTCACTTTACTGTTcgcgtttccgtttccgctacCGTTTGAATTCACGTTCACGCTAACGTTCGAGTTCTTGGCTGTTGTCGTGGACGCCTGTGCTGCTATTGGTTTTTTAGCCGCGCACGTTGTTGTCTTGCCGACGGCCGTTGACTGACTGATTTGCCGACTACTGCGGGCGCTGCGATGACAGCGACTGCTGCCGCCACTGCGATTACAATGGTTCGCCGTCGTCGCCGTCGTCGTCGTGGCCGCTGCCTtatggttgttgctgctggcgttgctgttgctgttgctgctgctgctgctggcgttgCCTTCGCAGCCTTCGAGTACAACCACGACGTCGTCGTCGGAATCGTCGGACTCGGCCTCCTCTTCGTTCGCTTTCTCCTTCGCCTTCTCTCGCTCTTGCTCCTTGTCTGCGTCTGTGTTGGtgttgccgctgttgctgTGACTGTGGCTGCCTGTATTGGTATTAGTCTTGCCGCTCTCGCCGCAATTCGCCGCGCTGCCGTCGCCGTTGACTTGTAAGGGTATTGGTGACGTGTGACCGTTGCTGCTCGGCGGTGGTTGCTGGAGTTGCTGatggtgctgttgctgttgctgctgtaactgtggctgatgttgctgcttgGTGGCCGTTGTCTCCGGCTCGTTTGCCTTCAGCAGCACGTTGTTCTCATCGCTGTACAAACCAAAACAGTCCGCCTCGTACTCCTCTGATGACATCATAAGATGAtgcccaccagcagcagcaactctcGCGCCTCGCGCTTCTCAGCTCTCGATGATTTCGCTCCTGCTTTCGCTGCTTTCTCTGCCTTGCCCCTCGGCCAAACCGCTTCCTCGGATTGGCTGCTTTTTCTCTGGCTATACCCCTTCGTTCCGGCAAAGAGAGCGAGAGTTCGccgcggcgtatgcgtga is part of the Drosophila sechellia strain sech25 chromosome 3R, ASM438219v1, whole genome shotgun sequence genome and encodes:
- the LOC6606834 gene encoding homeobox protein prospero isoform X2; protein product: MMSSEEYEADCFGLYSDENNVLLKANEPETTATKQQHQPQLQQQQQQHHQQLQQPPPSSNGHTSPIPLQVNGDGSAANCGESGKTNTNTGSHSHSNSGNTNTDADKEQEREKAKEKANEEEAESDDSDDDVVVVLEGCEGNASSSSSNSNSNASSNNHKAAATTTTATTANHCNRSGGSSRCHRSARSSRQISQSTAVGKTTTCAAKKPIAAQASTTTAKNSNVSVNVNSNGSGNGNANSKVNRRSRQRSLSKDINNQPASSNSNSNSSNNNSNSNGGATATAAGFMSSAAAAAAGAASGGALFQPQSVSTANSSSSNNNNSSTPAALATHSPTSNSPVSGASSASSLLTAAFGNLFGGSSAKMLNELFGRQMKQAQDATSGLPQSLDNAMLAAAMETATSAELLIGSLNSTSKLLQQQHNNNSIAPANNTPMSNGTNASISPGSAHSSSHSHQGVSPKGSRRVSACSDRSLEAAAADVAGGSPPRAASVSSLNGGASSGEQHQSQLQHDLVAHHMLRNILQGKKELMQLDQELRTAMQQQQQQQLQEKEQLHSKLNNNNNNNIAATANNNNNTTMESINLIDDSEMADIKIKSEPQTAPQPQQSPHGSSHSSRSGSGSGSHSSMASDGSLRRKSSDSLDSHGAQDDAQDEEDAAPNGQRSESRAPEEPQLPTKKESVDDMLDEVELLGLHSRGSDMESLASPSHSDMMLLDKDDVLDEDDDDDCVEQKTSGSGCLKKPGMDLKRARVENIVSGMRCSPSSGLAQAGQLQVNGCKKRKLYQPQQHAMERYVAAAAGLNFGLNLQSMMLDQEDSESNELESPQIQQKRVEKNALKSQLRSMQEQLAEMQQKYVQLCSRMEQESECQELDQDQDVEQEQEPDNGSSDHIELSPSPTLTGDGDVSPNHKEETGQERPGSSSPSPSALKPKTSLGESSDSGANMLSQMMSKMMSGKLHNPLVGVGHPALPQGFPPLLQHMGDMSHAAAMYQQFFFEQEARMAKEAAEQQQQQQQQQQQQQQQQQQEQQRRFEQEQQEQQRRKEEQQQQIQRQQQHLQQLQQQQMEQQHVATAAPRPQMHHSAPARLPTRMGGAAGHTALKSELSEKFQMLRANNNSSMMRMSGTDLEGLADVLKSEITTSLSALVDTIVTRFVHQRRLFSKQADSVTAAAEQLNKDLLLASQILDRKSPRTKVADRPQNGPTPATQSAAAMFQAPKTPQGMNPVAAAALYNSMTGPFCLPPDQQQQQQTAQQQQSAQQQQQSSQQTQQQLEQNEALSLVVTPKKKRHKVTDTRITPRTVSRILAQDGVVPPTGGPPSTPQQQQQQQQQQQQQQQQQQQQQQASNGGNSNATPAQSPTRSSGGAAYHPQPPPPPPPMMPVSLPTSVAIPNPSLHESKVFSPYSPFFNPHAAAGQPTAAQLHQHHQQHHPHHQSMQLSSSPPGSLGALMDSRDSPPLPHPPSMLHPALLAAAHHGGSPDYKTCLRAVMDAQDRQSECNSADMQFDGMAPTISFYKQMQLNTEHQESLMAKHCESLTPLHSSTLTPMHLRKAKLMFFWVRYPSSAVLKMYFPDIKFNKNNTAQLVKWFSNFREFYYIQMEKYARQAVTEGIKTPDDLLIAGDSELYRVLNLHYNRNNHIEVPQNFRFVVESTLREFFRAIQGGKDTEQSWKKSIYKIISRMDDPVPEYFKSPNFLEQLE
- the LOC6606834 gene encoding homeobox protein prospero isoform X1 — encoded protein: MMSSEEYEADCFGLYSDENNVLLKANEPETTATKQQHQPQLQQQQQQHHQQLQQPPPSSNGHTSPIPLQVNGDGSAANCGESGKTNTNTGSHSHSNSGNTNTDADKEQEREKAKEKANEEEAESDDSDDDVVVVLEGCEGNASSSSSNSNSNASSNNHKAAATTTTATTANHCNRSGGSSRCHRSARSSRQISQSTAVGKTTTCAAKKPIAAQASTTTAKNSNVSVNVNSNGSGNGNANSKVNRRSRQRSLSKDINNQPASSNSNSNSSNNNSNSNGGATATAAGFMSSAAAAAAGAASGGALFQPQSVSTANSSSSNNNNSSTPAALATHSPTSNSPVSGASSASSLLTAAFGNLFGGSSAKMLNELFGRQMKQAQDATSGLPQSLDNAMLAAAMETATSAELLIGSLNSTSKLLQQQHNNNSIAPANNTPMSNGTNASISPGSAHSSSHSHQGVSPKGSRRVSACSDRSLEAAAADVAGGSPPRAASVSSLNGGASSGEQHQSQLQHDLVAHHMLRNILQGKKELMQLDQELRTAMQQQQQQQLQEKEQLHSKLNNNNNNNIAATANNNNNTTMESINLIDDSEMADIKIKSEPQTAPQPQQSPHGSSHSSRSGSGSGSHSSMASDGSLRRKSSDSLDSHGAQDDAQDEEDAAPNGQRSESRAPEEPQLPTKKESVDDMLDEVELLGLHSRGSDMESLASPSHSDMMLLDKDDVLDEDDDDDCVEQKTSGSGCLKKPGMDLKRARVENIVSGMRCSPSSGLAQAGQLQVNGCKKRKLYQPQQHAMERYVAAAAGLNFGLNLQSMMLDQEDSESNELESPQIQQKRVEKNALKSQLRSMQEQLAEMQQKYVQLCSRMEQESECQELDQDQDVEQEQEPDNGSSDHIELSPSPTLTGDGDVSPNHKEETGQERPGSSSPSPSALKPKTSLGESSDSGANMLSQMMSKMMSGKLHNPLVGVGHPALPQGFPPLLQHMGDMSHAAAMYQQFFFEQEARMAKEAAEQQQQQQQQQQQQQQQQQQEQQRRFEQEQQEQQRRKEEQQQQIQRQQQHLQQLQQQQMEQQHVATAAPRPQMHHSAPARLPTRMGGAAGHTALKSELSEKFQMLRANNNSSMMRMSGTDLEGLADVLKSEITTSLSALVDTIVTRFVHQRRLFSKQADSVTAAAEQLNKDLLLASQILDRKSPRTKVADRPQNGPTPATQSGNNGSLLLANSQMPSQTPASGSSAQQQQQQNAQQQHQGSQQQQQQNVVQQQNVAQQQHMQQQQQQSHPLLPPNCQQLISAPRLNGSQLSFASPAAAAAAAMGLQMHHAAAAAAMSAQQQQQQQQSGDPGANTNPNSGPANPTNSSLSTLNIPPPHIRPSPTAAAMFQAPKTPQGMNPVAAAALYNSMTGPFCLPPDQQQQQQTAQQQQSAQQQQQSSQQTQQQLEQNEALSLVVTPKKKRHKVTDTRITPRTVSRILAQDGVVPPTGGPPSTPQQQQQQQQQQQQQQQQQQQQQQASNGGNSNATPAQSPTRSSGGAAYHPQPPPPPPPMMPVSLPTSVAIPNPSLHESKVFSPYSPFFNPHAAAGQPTAAQLHQHHQQHHPHHQSMQLSSSPPGSLGALMDSRDSPPLPHPPSMLHPALLAAAHHGGSPDYKTCLRAVMDAQDRQSECNSADMQFDGMAPTSSTLTPMHLRKAKLMFFWVRYPSSAVLKMYFPDIKFNKNNTAQLVKWFSNFREFYYIQMEKYARQAVTEGIKTPDDLLIAGDSELYRVLNLHYNRNNHIEVPQNFRFVVESTLREFFRAIQGGKDTEQSWKKSIYKIISRMDDPVPEYFKSPNFLEQLE